A stretch of the Thermococcus sp. genome encodes the following:
- the nurA gene encoding DNA double-strand break repair nuclease NurA gives MYRLIDRRSVNRIKEMLQRGYEEARERMAEVEWRPLPKERESCTVYAVDGSQGKQRLSGTIFYTVSSYAFGNGPSYRLVYTNAMLYNQGISDQIIRLQMETLENKLGFLAAELGEVEYVMMDGTLTGSLTRPPVYPESVRGITTIKNALGDDELGRLVDDFVERLKQHYVELEEELKSTGKVSTWVILADEVLDEYSSYYRAMVGHREKNFDGTLPKQLRVSQKKIERAIEEGKTVEELYTEILEEYGEDRILSLEDARNSVHVVLGYLEYLYSLEKLLESGRFDLVYVAKSFYNRKLTQKLGINVVDVPYLDAYLRRKFGEEIPGYYIITQGGGPISHRLPKVLRRHFSTVEQYIKRGVAMAYVRTMKGGVIYLLQSNRTIDEELLSRVLWHESNGYFRPLQRAHEGVKIEKKAFEAELAALLNIMKKESPELRVFLKYGRSPLE, from the coding sequence ATGTACCGTCTGATAGACAGAAGGAGCGTTAACAGGATCAAGGAAATGCTGCAGAGGGGCTATGAAGAGGCGAGGGAGAGGATGGCTGAGGTGGAGTGGCGGCCCCTCCCGAAGGAGAGGGAGAGCTGCACGGTATACGCCGTTGATGGAAGCCAGGGAAAGCAACGACTCAGCGGGACAATATTTTACACCGTCTCCTCCTACGCCTTTGGAAACGGACCGAGCTACCGTCTGGTGTACACGAACGCCATGCTCTATAACCAGGGGATATCCGACCAGATAATCCGCCTCCAGATGGAAACCCTCGAGAACAAACTGGGATTCCTAGCCGCGGAACTCGGGGAAGTTGAGTACGTCATGATGGACGGAACGCTGACCGGCTCGCTCACAAGGCCGCCCGTTTATCCGGAGAGCGTGAGGGGGATAACGACCATAAAGAACGCACTGGGAGACGACGAACTTGGGAGACTGGTTGACGACTTCGTTGAAAGGCTGAAACAACACTACGTGGAACTTGAGGAGGAATTAAAGAGCACAGGTAAAGTCTCCACCTGGGTCATACTGGCCGATGAAGTCCTCGACGAGTACTCCAGCTACTACAGAGCCATGGTAGGACACAGGGAAAAGAACTTCGACGGTACTCTTCCAAAACAGCTCAGGGTATCGCAGAAGAAAATTGAACGGGCCATTGAGGAAGGTAAAACGGTGGAAGAACTCTATACGGAGATCCTGGAGGAGTATGGAGAAGACAGAATCTTAAGTCTTGAGGACGCCCGTAACTCCGTTCACGTCGTTCTCGGATACCTAGAGTATCTGTACTCGCTGGAGAAGCTATTAGAAAGCGGTCGGTTCGATCTCGTATACGTCGCCAAGAGCTTCTACAACAGGAAGCTCACCCAGAAGCTGGGCATAAACGTGGTTGATGTCCCGTACCTGGACGCATACCTGCGGAGGAAATTCGGGGAGGAGATACCCGGTTACTACATCATAACCCAAGGGGGCGGGCCAATAAGCCACCGTTTGCCCAAAGTCTTGAGAAGGCACTTTTCCACGGTCGAACAGTACATCAAAAGGGGAGTTGCCATGGCCTACGTAAGGACAATGAAGGGAGGGGTGATATACCTCCTCCAGAGCAACAGAACGATAGACGAAGAGCTCCTGAGCAGGGTACTATGGCACGAGAGTAATGGGTACTTCAGACCGCTGCAGAGGGCCCATGAGGGTGTTAAGATAGAGAAAAAGGCGTTTGAAGCCGAGCTGGCTGCACTGCTGAACATAATGAAAAAGGAGAGTCCGGAGCTCAGGGTCTTTCTGAAGTACGGACGCTCACCCCTGGAATGA
- a CDS encoding ABC transporter ATP-binding protein, whose protein sequence is MRVEVNISFSYGEVEVLRDVEFSARKGELLAIIGPNGAGKSTLLKCMVGMLKPRGHVTVDGADVLSLKPRERAKMITYVPQSSLPEFAFTIEEFVEMGTYATRGDVRRALETVGLWERRDEPVTNLSGGEYQLTLIARALAQDSRVVLLDEPTSHLDINHTLQVMELLKRMKEDHVTIPVLHDLNLALTYADRLILLQGGRKKWEGKPEELEPSVLEEAYGVKVKILEIEGERLLLAAP, encoded by the coding sequence ATGAGGGTCGAGGTGAACATCTCCTTTTCGTATGGCGAGGTCGAGGTTCTAAGGGACGTTGAATTCTCGGCCCGAAAGGGGGAGTTACTTGCCATAATCGGGCCAAATGGGGCGGGGAAATCAACCCTCCTAAAGTGCATGGTCGGCATGCTGAAACCCCGGGGGCACGTAACGGTGGACGGGGCGGACGTGCTCTCACTGAAACCCCGGGAGAGGGCAAAGATGATAACCTACGTCCCCCAGAGCTCCCTCCCAGAGTTCGCATTCACGATAGAGGAGTTCGTTGAGATGGGGACCTACGCAACAAGAGGGGACGTGAGAAGGGCCCTGGAGACGGTAGGGCTCTGGGAGCGGAGGGACGAACCCGTGACGAACCTCAGCGGTGGGGAGTACCAGCTGACCCTGATAGCGAGGGCACTGGCACAGGACAGCAGGGTGGTACTACTGGATGAACCCACCTCCCACTTGGACATAAACCACACCCTCCAAGTGATGGAGCTGCTCAAAAGGATGAAGGAGGACCACGTGACCATCCCCGTCCTCCACGACCTAAACCTCGCACTGACCTACGCGGACAGGCTGATACTGCTCCAAGGAGGTAGGAAAAAGTGGGAGGGAAAACCAGAGGAGCTCGAACCATCAGTTCTGGAGGAGGCGTATGGGGTTAAGGTCAAAATCCTGGAGATCGAGGGCGAGAGGCTGCTCCTAGCAGCACCCTAG
- the psmB gene encoding archaeal proteasome endopeptidase complex subunit beta — METKKTGTTTVGIKVKEGIVLAADTQASLDHMVETLNIKKIVPITDRIAITTAGSVGDVQALARMLEAEARYYQFTWGKPMTTRAMANLLSNVLQENKWFPYMVQIIIGGYVDEPTLASLDPLGGLVFDEYTATGSGSPFAIAVLEDGYSKEMGVKDARDLAIRAVKTAGKRDVYTGSRKVQVVVITNAGMKEEFVEFKD, encoded by the coding sequence ATGGAGACCAAGAAGACCGGAACCACCACCGTGGGAATAAAGGTTAAAGAGGGGATTGTGCTTGCCGCCGACACCCAGGCTTCACTCGACCACATGGTCGAAACCCTTAACATCAAGAAGATAGTCCCGATAACCGACAGGATAGCCATCACAACAGCCGGAAGCGTTGGGGACGTGCAGGCACTGGCCAGGATGCTGGAGGCCGAGGCAAGGTACTACCAGTTCACGTGGGGCAAGCCCATGACGACGCGGGCCATGGCCAACCTGCTCAGCAACGTCCTCCAAGAGAACAAGTGGTTTCCGTACATGGTGCAGATAATAATCGGCGGCTACGTCGATGAACCAACGCTGGCGAGCCTTGATCCCCTCGGTGGCCTAGTGTTCGACGAGTACACGGCAACCGGCTCCGGTAGTCCCTTTGCAATAGCCGTTCTTGAGGACGGCTACAGCAAGGAGATGGGTGTTAAGGACGCGAGGGACCTGGCGATAAGGGCCGTAAAGACCGCTGGAAAGAGGGACGTTTACACCGGAAGCAGGAAGGTACAGGTCGTTGTCATAACAAACGCGGGTATGAAAGAGGAGTTTGTGGAGTTCAAGGACTGA
- a CDS encoding iron ABC transporter permease, which produces MRKWLPALVFLSLVSLFLGVYVGSVRVPASQVSTGIAYGVARALHLTGPSRPPESFVIIWEIRFPRVLLAYLVGLALASAGVAAQALFRNPLADPYIIGVSAGASIGAAIASVYAPSQMGPFALVFAVFSVLVVYSAAKVDGNVPVDTLLLAGVAYGFMASAVTWYIILKEGERARVTWMWMMGSFNGASWVDVGQMAVVTLLGTGFLIWKWRELNLLLLGEESVALGLDVSLYRKLTVGAIALLTAFAVSTAGIIGFVGLVAPHIMRILLGPNHRRLTPAAALLGGVILVTADLIARVLSRPTEIPVGIVTALMGAPFFLYLLRNHRKGVFTA; this is translated from the coding sequence ATGAGAAAATGGCTCCCTGCGCTGGTATTCCTTTCACTGGTATCCCTTTTCCTGGGTGTTTACGTTGGTTCGGTGAGAGTCCCCGCGTCGCAGGTGAGCACCGGGATAGCCTACGGCGTGGCGAGGGCCCTTCACCTAACCGGGCCATCGAGACCCCCAGAGTCCTTCGTCATAATATGGGAGATCCGGTTCCCCAGGGTTCTGCTCGCGTACCTCGTCGGCCTGGCACTCGCGTCCGCAGGTGTTGCGGCTCAGGCACTGTTTAGAAACCCCCTGGCGGACCCGTACATCATAGGCGTGAGCGCGGGCGCCAGCATCGGAGCGGCGATAGCCTCAGTCTATGCCCCTTCACAGATGGGCCCCTTTGCCCTAGTCTTCGCGGTGTTCTCGGTTCTCGTTGTTTACAGCGCTGCAAAGGTCGATGGGAACGTTCCCGTGGATACATTGCTCCTGGCGGGGGTCGCGTACGGGTTCATGGCCAGCGCGGTAACTTGGTACATAATACTCAAAGAGGGCGAGAGGGCCCGTGTTACGTGGATGTGGATGATGGGAAGTTTCAACGGTGCATCCTGGGTCGACGTGGGGCAGATGGCCGTGGTGACCCTTCTGGGCACCGGTTTCTTAATATGGAAATGGCGCGAGCTCAATCTTCTGCTTCTCGGAGAGGAAAGCGTGGCCCTCGGTCTCGATGTCTCCCTCTACAGAAAGCTCACGGTTGGCGCGATTGCACTGTTAACGGCGTTTGCCGTCTCAACGGCAGGCATAATAGGGTTCGTGGGGCTTGTGGCGCCACACATCATGCGTATCCTCCTCGGACCCAACCACCGACGGCTGACGCCCGCCGCCGCGCTTCTTGGAGGAGTAATACTAGTTACGGCGGACCTCATAGCCAGGGTGCTATCAAGACCGACCGAGATCCCCGTCGGGATAGTGACGGCACTCATGGGCGCACCCTTCTTCCTTTACCTCCTGCGGAACCACAGAAAGGGGGTGTTCACCGCATGA
- the mre11 gene encoding DNA double-strand break repair protein Mre11: MKFAHIADAHLGYEQYRLPYRAAEFAEAFRRAVEISVREDVDFILISGDLFHQSRPSPETLKEAIEILSIPRDRGIPVFAIEGNHDRTQRRISAYHLLEGLGLLNLVGLRDEEVENEHLRSRRLGNKFLVRGIFEKDGGSIEIHGMRYMSAAWLEKNPLDKIFKPKGDAILMLHQGIKELVEDMMGILPESQRDYFELRLGDLPKGYLYYALGHIHKNFETTYDIGKLVYPGSLQRWDFGDYEIRYRWDGRAFKARDGTRKGFYIVEDWNPRFVELNVRPFVDIRIEADEETAKRELERLGKEIPTEAFVRLDLKWERPFDVSAFYSLLPVRYLYVRTRFERKSGKGEKSREVPKVEDYFLPIELKAIELAGVKKLRNVEEVIELFLEGEWEPKENSTDEKAEKPKETGKKSEKEAKKSLGESYGKKKTPQKKGKDLLTWLGGER, from the coding sequence GTGAAGTTCGCCCACATCGCAGACGCTCACCTGGGATACGAGCAGTACCGTCTGCCCTACAGGGCCGCCGAATTCGCTGAGGCGTTCAGAAGGGCAGTCGAGATATCCGTACGTGAGGATGTCGATTTCATCCTAATATCCGGCGACCTCTTCCATCAGAGTCGGCCAAGCCCCGAAACCCTGAAAGAAGCCATAGAGATACTCTCGATCCCACGGGACAGGGGCATACCAGTCTTCGCGATAGAGGGGAACCACGACAGAACCCAGAGGCGGATCTCCGCCTACCACCTACTTGAGGGGCTGGGCCTCTTGAACCTGGTGGGCCTGCGCGATGAGGAGGTCGAGAACGAGCACCTGAGAAGCCGTCGCCTCGGAAACAAATTCCTTGTCAGAGGGATATTCGAAAAAGATGGGGGGAGCATCGAGATCCATGGAATGCGATACATGAGCGCCGCATGGCTCGAGAAGAATCCACTTGACAAGATATTCAAACCTAAAGGGGACGCCATCCTCATGCTGCACCAGGGGATAAAGGAACTGGTCGAGGATATGATGGGGATTCTGCCCGAGAGCCAGAGGGACTACTTCGAGTTAAGGCTGGGAGACCTCCCCAAGGGCTACCTCTACTACGCACTCGGCCACATACATAAGAACTTCGAGACAACCTACGACATCGGAAAACTGGTCTATCCTGGATCACTCCAGCGCTGGGACTTCGGGGATTACGAGATAAGGTATCGCTGGGACGGCAGGGCGTTTAAGGCCAGAGACGGCACTAGAAAAGGCTTTTACATTGTGGAGGACTGGAACCCAAGGTTCGTTGAGCTTAATGTCAGGCCCTTTGTTGACATCCGGATCGAGGCCGACGAGGAGACCGCCAAGCGTGAGCTGGAGCGCCTTGGAAAGGAGATACCAACGGAAGCCTTCGTACGCCTCGACCTCAAATGGGAGCGGCCCTTCGACGTGTCCGCGTTCTATAGCCTCCTTCCAGTTCGCTACCTGTACGTTAGAACGCGCTTTGAGAGAAAGTCGGGGAAAGGGGAGAAATCCAGAGAAGTCCCGAAAGTCGAGGACTACTTCCTCCCCATAGAACTGAAGGCCATAGAGCTGGCGGGGGTAAAGAAGCTGAGGAACGTAGAGGAAGTGATCGAACTCTTCCTCGAAGGTGAGTGGGAGCCGAAGGAAAATAGCACTGATGAGAAAGCAGAGAAGCCCAAAGAAACAGGAAAAAAATCCGAAAAAGAAGCCAAAAAATCGCTGGGGGAGAGTTACGGAAAGAAAAAAACGCCCCAGAAAAAAGGGAAGGACCTGCTCACATGGCTTGGTGGTGAGAGATGA
- the rad50 gene encoding DNA double-strand break repair ATPase Rad50, whose protein sequence is MRIEKLLVKDFRSHKFTKVTFTGGINLIVGQNGSGKSSLLDALLVGLYWPTKPKDLRKEDILRIRESDADKTSMEITVFFEKGGVKYQVHRKITRGIAYIKYLDGNTWRSLESGQKGVRDWIEKTIPYDVFLNAIYIRQGEIDAILESDESRDKVVRQVLGLDKYENAYRNLLDVRKEIEGRIRSIEDYLKSTENLDDLISSMEKELSETLKEVRGLSSEIPKLTKKLQKAEEELKRLDSLEKEINSLMLAIKKKEGNLNALEARRLELEKRITEARERIRVLEEKVKELKGLKDRAEEYTRISEFRKDYLDGKARNEKLMAEYRVQISVIDERLNELGGLKKRLEKLIDRKEELEKKEKELEEDVKAYEEARSLTSSLERLRKRLRLKPEEVEELARSIDGARDRKEEIQREFETINEKRGELKNLAKERNGAILELRKARGKCPVCGRELTEKHKEDIIKRYHEELKEVAAKVKELDERERALRKELVQVEEVLKREKELIAAREILKQIEEVEGKLSGYNLGSLKKRAREYDALKGELEKIKGEMEGIQRELERESTLMRKKDALNRKLKKAEEELLRLDKELESLGFSNIEGLDSRIKELEPAYQRYLELKSAPAELGKERKALERFGRDMESLVRRLNEGSRELESLKKELKEKKSAYNPEKHTEARKHFIRLKEELATKNAELEGAKKKHDEIMGRLKEFKEEREERERKLLDLQKLKKARERVQELRENVRRYKAMLREDALAKVGDVASKIFEELTEEKYSGITVKAEENKVKLGVVYNGREHGLGFLSGGERIALGLAFRLALSLYLAGEMSLLILDEPTPYLDEERRRRLVDIMSRYLRKIPQVIVVSHDEELKDAADRVIKVSLENGVSVVREVELGV, encoded by the coding sequence ATGAGGATAGAAAAGCTCTTGGTCAAAGATTTTCGGTCCCACAAGTTTACAAAGGTAACCTTCACTGGGGGCATAAACCTGATAGTTGGGCAGAACGGGAGCGGGAAGAGCTCACTTCTAGACGCGCTTCTTGTTGGTCTCTACTGGCCCACGAAACCAAAGGACCTGAGGAAGGAGGACATCCTGAGAATAAGAGAAAGCGACGCCGATAAAACCTCCATGGAGATAACGGTCTTCTTCGAGAAGGGAGGGGTCAAGTACCAGGTACACCGAAAGATAACCAGGGGGATAGCGTACATCAAATACCTGGATGGCAACACATGGAGGAGTCTGGAGAGCGGTCAAAAGGGAGTACGGGACTGGATAGAGAAAACAATCCCTTACGACGTTTTTCTAAATGCGATATATATAAGGCAGGGGGAGATAGACGCCATCCTGGAGAGCGACGAGAGCAGGGACAAGGTCGTAAGGCAGGTTCTGGGTCTGGACAAGTATGAGAACGCCTACCGGAATCTGCTGGACGTCCGAAAGGAGATCGAGGGGAGAATAAGATCCATAGAGGATTACCTGAAGAGCACGGAGAACCTAGATGACCTCATATCCTCCATGGAAAAAGAACTCTCAGAAACCCTAAAGGAGGTAAGGGGACTCTCCTCGGAGATCCCAAAGCTCACGAAAAAACTCCAGAAGGCTGAGGAAGAATTGAAACGGCTGGACTCCCTTGAAAAAGAAATAAACTCCCTGATGCTCGCCATAAAGAAGAAAGAGGGCAACCTCAATGCTCTGGAAGCAAGACGTCTGGAGCTGGAGAAAAGGATAACAGAAGCACGGGAGCGTATCAGGGTCCTGGAGGAAAAGGTTAAGGAACTGAAGGGACTTAAGGACAGAGCAGAAGAGTACACACGGATCTCGGAGTTCAGGAAAGATTACTTGGACGGGAAGGCCAGGAATGAGAAGCTCATGGCGGAATATCGGGTCCAAATCTCGGTGATAGATGAGAGACTCAATGAACTGGGAGGCCTCAAAAAGCGCCTTGAGAAACTAATCGACAGGAAAGAAGAGCTGGAGAAAAAAGAGAAGGAACTTGAGGAAGACGTTAAAGCCTATGAAGAGGCCAGATCGCTGACCTCCAGTCTTGAAAGACTCCGGAAACGGTTGAGGTTGAAGCCCGAGGAAGTGGAGGAGCTTGCGAGGAGCATTGATGGGGCCCGGGATAGGAAAGAGGAGATACAGAGAGAGTTCGAAACCATAAACGAGAAACGTGGTGAGCTGAAGAACCTGGCAAAGGAGAGGAACGGGGCGATACTGGAGCTCCGGAAGGCCCGGGGGAAATGCCCGGTCTGCGGCAGGGAACTCACCGAGAAGCACAAGGAGGACATCATCAAGAGATACCATGAGGAGCTGAAAGAAGTCGCTGCCAAGGTAAAGGAGCTGGACGAACGTGAGAGGGCACTGAGAAAGGAGCTTGTACAGGTGGAGGAAGTCCTTAAAAGAGAGAAAGAGCTGATAGCCGCAAGGGAGATCCTGAAGCAGATTGAAGAGGTGGAAGGCAAGCTGAGCGGGTACAATCTGGGGTCACTTAAGAAAAGGGCGAGGGAATATGATGCTCTGAAGGGAGAGCTGGAAAAGATCAAAGGCGAGATGGAGGGCATTCAACGGGAGCTGGAGCGCGAGAGCACCCTAATGAGAAAGAAAGATGCACTCAACAGGAAGTTGAAGAAAGCTGAAGAAGAACTTCTAAGGCTGGACAAGGAACTAGAATCCCTCGGGTTCTCAAACATCGAGGGTCTGGACTCTCGGATAAAGGAGCTGGAACCGGCGTATCAGAGATACCTGGAGCTCAAGTCCGCACCCGCAGAGCTTGGAAAAGAGAGAAAAGCACTGGAGAGATTCGGGAGGGATATGGAGAGCCTGGTGAGGAGGCTCAATGAAGGGAGCAGAGAGCTCGAGTCATTGAAGAAGGAGCTGAAGGAGAAGAAAAGTGCCTATAACCCGGAAAAACATACCGAGGCCAGAAAGCACTTCATCAGGCTAAAGGAGGAGCTCGCCACGAAGAACGCTGAACTTGAAGGGGCAAAAAAGAAACACGACGAGATAATGGGGAGACTGAAAGAGTTCAAGGAGGAAAGGGAAGAACGTGAACGGAAGCTTCTGGACCTACAGAAGCTGAAAAAAGCCCGCGAAAGAGTACAGGAGCTGAGAGAAAATGTAAGACGATACAAAGCAATGCTGAGAGAGGACGCCCTGGCAAAGGTCGGTGACGTGGCCAGCAAGATATTCGAGGAGCTGACGGAGGAGAAGTACTCTGGGATAACGGTCAAGGCGGAGGAGAACAAGGTGAAGCTCGGCGTTGTTTACAACGGGAGGGAGCACGGACTGGGTTTCCTGAGCGGCGGCGAGAGGATAGCCCTGGGGCTGGCGTTCCGCCTTGCTCTGTCTCTGTATCTGGCGGGAGAGATGAGCCTGCTCATCCTGGACGAGCCAACACCTTACCTCGACGAGGAGAGACGGAGGAGGCTCGTGGACATAATGAGCCGATACCTGAGGAAGATACCGCAGGTCATAGTCGTCTCCCACGACGAAGAGCTCAAGGACGCGGCGGACCGTGTGATAAAGGTAAGCTTGGAAAACGGAGTCTCCGTGGTGAGGGAGGTAGAACTGGGGGTGTGA